The sequence below is a genomic window from Wyeomyia smithii strain HCP4-BCI-WySm-NY-G18 chromosome 1, ASM2978416v1, whole genome shotgun sequence.
actacatctctttggacagggttcgtctgcctgtacgcttgttcgtaccgcgggtcatgcattgccaaaactgcaagcagttaggtcatacagccacctactgctgcaacaaggcacgctgcagcaagtgcggaggcaatcatgctgagaccgcttgcagtgaggatactgaaaagtgtctttactgcgagggaactcggcatgacctttcggcgtgtcccgcgtacaaacagcgcgaggaaaaaataaagcgttccctcaaggaacgatcaaagcgctctttcgcagaaatgctgaagagtgctgagccaccctcgacaggaaacatcttttcctttttgccaaccgatgagggtacatctgacgatcccgtcgaagggtgttcttatgccatgccagaaggatctaggaagaggagaatgatcaactctcctaatctttctcgcaaaggtcgcaagataacccctagcggaatgaccaataagccaacacaaaaaggaagcggtgaagaaaaacctaagcaagtacctcccggttttaattttaaatcaaaccaggagtacccaccgcttcctggggcaccaaaaacccctcgtgcacccatttctcgatcagaagataaaatagaaacagggttcataaaattttctgatattgtggactggatatttaaaacattcaacataccagatcccctacaaaatattcttcttgcccttcttcctacagtgaaaacctttttgatgcaactagcagcaacttggcccctcatttcagctatcatatctttcgatgactaatacggcgaaagaggttaggaattttatcactgtattacagtggaattgcagaagtatcatccccaaattcgatctattttctcatttaataaatacataccattgtgacgcatttgcgctctgtgaaacctttctcaattcaaacgatcaactcaatttccacgattttaacattattcgtcgagatcgagactcacacggtggaggggtgcttttagggattaaaaagtgctattccttcttccgaatcgacctcccctcgatctcgaatattgaagtcgttgccattcaaacgaatatgaatggaaaagacctatgccttgtttcgttatatatgcctccatccgcgcggattgaacagaagcatctcactgatatagcagagttgcttcccgcgccttttttgatattgggagattttaattctcactgttcgctatgggggttgctgtacgacgacaaccgatcttctttaatctgtaacttgatcgacgacttcaatatgacagttttgaatactggggaagcgacacgtgtacctaatcctccagcacgtgaaagcgtgctcgacctatccctttgctcgacatcactagcgttagattgccggtggaaagtaatcaacgatccccacggtagtgatcatcttccaatcgttatatcaattgctaatggttcaactcccccgaacccaatcaatatttcctacgactttacacgtaatattgattggaagtgttatgagtctattatagcgcaatctatcgagactcacgagaaacttcctccggaggaagaatacgcgttcttagctggcttgataatcgacgccgcgactcaagctcagacgaaaccgatacccggggtaacgattagacagcgccctcccaacaaatggtgggacaaagagtgctctgagctgtacgcgcgaaggtccgcggcgtataaggactaccgggagtacggcactgtcaacctgcttcgaaagtacgaggcactgggcaggcagatgaagagcttagtaaaggcgaaaaaacgcgggtactggcggcggttcgtaaacgcgttgtccagggaaacagcgatgagcactctttgggataccgccaggcgcatgcggaaccgtgacgtttcgaatgaaagcgagaaGTATTCAGATctctggatactcgattttgccaaaaaggtctgtccagactctgtaccggaacagaaaacctttcgcgacgcgttattagtaactacggaagagcctccattttcgatgttggaattttcaatggctctcctgtcgtgcaacaataaggctccagggttagatagaataaaattcaacctgttgaagaatctacccgactctgcaaaaagacgcttgttgaatttgttcaacaagtttcttgagctaaatattgttccgcatgactggagggaggtaaaagtcattgctattcggaaacccgggaaacctgcctctgatcacaattcatataggccgattgcgatgctctcttgcctccggaaattaatggagaaaatgatcctcttacggttagacaaatgggtcgaaacaaacgggttactttcagatactcaatttggctttcgccggggcaaagggacgaacgattgcctagcgttgctttctactgaaattcaactagcctttgctcgaaaagagcaaatggcttctgcgttcatggatattaagggggcttttgactctgtctctgtagaagttttaagcgcgaaacttaaTTCGCAGGGACttccaccaaatttgaataactttttgctcaatttgttgtcagaaaagcatatgtatttctcacatggcgattcgacaactttccgaattagttacatgggccttccccagggctcatgtttaagtcctctcttatataatttttacgtcaatgacatcgatgaatgtcttgcaaattcatgcacgctaaggcaacttgcagacgatagcgttgtatccattactggtggcaaggctagcgatctacaaggaccattgcaagatatcttagacaatttgtctgaatgggctcttaagctgggtatcgaattctctccggagaaaactgagctggtcgttttttctaggaagcataacccagctcagctgcagctcctactaacgggtaaaacgatctctcaggttttagtcgctaaatatctcagggtctggttcgactccaaatgcacctgggcttgtcatattaggtatctgacacaaaaatgccaacagaggattaattttcttcgtacgattaccggaacttggtggggtgctcacccaggagaccttctaaggttataccaaacaacgagattgtcagttcttgagtacggctgtttctgctttcgctccgccgcgaacacgcacattataaaattagagagaatacaatatcgttgtttgcgtattgccttgggttgcatgcagtcgacccatacgatgagtcttgaagtgttagcgggtattcttccgttgaaacatcgtttttggaatctctcttaccggttgctaattcgatgcacagttatgaacctattagtaattgaaattttCGAGAGGTTAGTCGACctccaatctcaatccagatttatgactttatattttgactatatggctcaagatatttatccttcttcatacgattcctccaatgtcgcactttaagatacttctaataatgctatattcttcgacaccaccatgaaacaagacatttctggtatcccggatcaattgcgaccccaagagatcccaaagattttttccaataagtttaaacatgttagttatgataaaaggtttttcactgacgaatctaatctagatgagtccactggcttcggtgttttccacgaaaattttaccgcctcctacaaactcgatgctcctgcttccgtgtacgtcgcagaacacactgctattcagtactctcttggaatcatcgaaaccctacccatagaccactacttcatcttcacagatagtctcagtgccattgatgctctgcgatcaatgaagcctgtgaagcacaccccgtatttcctggggaaaatacggcggtttttaagtgctttaacagataaaaattaccgggttaccttagcgtgggtcccttctcattgcttgattccgggtaacgaaaaggctgactctttagctaaggtgggtgctattgacggcgatatttatcaaagaccaattgcttatgatgaattttatagcattttgcgtcagaaaacactcaacagttggcaatcattatggaactcagatgaactgggacggtggctacattccattttttctaaggtatcgacgaaagcatggttcaaggggttggatgtaggtcgggacttcattcgcatgatgtccagacttatgtccaatcactatacgttaaacacgcatctctttcgtatagggcttgtagacagtaataactgcgtttgtggcgatggctaccatgacatcgagcatgttgtttggtcgtgtaccgaatactgtggtgttaggtctgagcttatagattcccttcgggctcgaggaaaacaaccgaacgtacccgttagagacattctgggaagcggtgatctccagtacatgacacagctatacgtgttcataaaacacgctggtattaaaatatgaaactcttctatctatttgttagattaccattcccgctacacgctgaaagaagatgatacactaaggtggagacactcaaacgaagactcggcatctttatgttcacgcagacacctcagtccaaactgctcaaatagaacatcactgcttagccatgtacaaatatataaatcgtataactcaatatagttaaaatcaaaattgtaactcccctcctctcaccttaaatccccactagctcgtagtcggccgcgagaataaagaaaaggcctccctcttttccctgctaatttagaatttaaaaaaaatgtacttggctcagttaaacataaattgtatcgtgccgtgtcaaataaactatttaaaaactaataataacaataataataataataataataataataataataataataataataataataataataataataataatgataataataataacaataataataataattataataataataataatattaataataataataataataataataatcattataataataataataataataataataataataataataataataataataataataataataataataataataataataataataataataataataataataataataataataataataataataataataataataataataataataataataataataataataataataataataataataataataataataataataataataataataataataataataataataataataataataataataataataataataataataataataataataataataataataataataataataataataataataataataataataataataataataataataataataataataataataataataataataataataataatgataataataataataataataataataataataataataataataataataataataataataataataataataataataatattaataataataataataataataataataataataataataataataataataataataataataataataataataataataataattataataataacaataataatgatgataataatgataataataataataataaaaataataataaaaataattataataataataatcataataataataataataataataataataataataataataatactaataataataataataataattataataataagaataataataataataataataataataataataataataataataataataattataacaataataatgataataataataataataataataataataataataataataataataataataataataataataataattataataataataataataataataatgataataataataataataattataataataataataataataataataataataataataataacaataataataaaaataataataataataataataataataataataataataataataataataataataataataataataataataataataataataataaaaataataataataataataaaaataataataataataataataataataataataataataataataataataataataataataacaataataataataataataataataataataataatagtaacaataataataaaaataacaataataataataataataataataataataattataattataataataataataataataataatgataataataataataataataataataataataataataataataataataataataataataataataataataataataataataataataataataataataataataataataataataataataataacaataataataataataataaaaataataataataataataataataataataataataataataacaataataataataattataaaaataataataataataataataataataataataataataataataataataataataataataataataataataataataattataataataataataataacaataataaaaataataataataataataataataataataataataataatgataataataataataataataattataataataatcataataatattaataataatcataatcataatcattataataataataataataataataataatactaataataataatgataaaaataataataataataataataataataataataataataataataataataataataataataatagtaataataataataataataataataataataataataataataataataataataataataataataataataacaacaacaataataatatttttttttcctcatctatagtttatttgacacggcacaaatacaattcaatgtttaacggcgccaattatatctggtagcttactttctaaagtatcttaataactaaaagcaaattttttatcctcgctgccgactacgagctgaaactaaatctaacttaaagctagaatattttgctttaaaagcacaggtttgctgtttgatgattttcattgccataggtaagcagcatattaaatttgttccgctgctgggccaagatattacgaactggcatattgggttgttttcatcgggccttgagagtatcgagcgggtctgattgctgtttccggatccggggtcttgacgtgttcttgtcgtttggttggatgtaggcggaaggggataggactaaactggggcgtggatggatttcaggaaaacgtatataagggacatgtaggataggtcacggctcgccaagacatcacgaacaggaacagccggctgcctacattcggcctgcagggaagctattaatctagacctggcgtcacggtgtacagggcatgaccaaacaacgtgctctatgtcgtgataaccttcaccacaggcacagataccactttccccgagcccaacacgacggagatgcacgtcaaatctatagtgattggacataagtcgggacatcacgcaaatgaaatcccgacctacatccaaccccttgaaccacgggttcgtcgacaccttggggattatggaatgtaaccaccttcccagttcccccttggtccaagaattttgccaactgatgatcgtattctgacgtacaaatgcgaaaaactcattagaggcaattggtctttcataaatatcaccgtttgttgcgcccaccttagccaaagagtccgctttctcattacccggtatcgagcagtgagaagggacccacgctaaggtaatctgagtagatttttcggataaagcactcagatgttcccgtattttccccaggaaatacggagagtgcttaacatctttcatcgatcggagagcctcaatggaactgagactgtccgtaaagatgaaataatggtccgtgggcattttttcgataatccctagggtgtactgaattgcagctaattctgcgacgtaaacagaagcaggattatcgagcttatgggagacggttaaattgttattgaagataccgaagccagtggacccatcaagaagtgatccgtcagtgtagtacatattgtcgcagttgatgtttcgatatttattggaaaaaaatttagggatctgctgcacgcgtaaatgatccgggattccacgagtttcttctatcatggatgtatcgaaaaacacagtagaatcagaagtatttgataagtcgacacgatttggaatattcgaagaagggttaatattttgggacatgtgattgaaatacaatgtcataaaacgggtttgagaattaagttcgattaacctttcaaaattttcaatcacgggacggttcaagacctcacatttgataagaatacgagaagacaggctccagaagcggtttttcaatggtagtactccagctaagatctccaaactcatcgtatgggtcgattgcatgcaacccaaggcgatacgcaaacaacgatattgtattcgctccagtttgatcaaatgtgtgtttgctgcggagcggaagcagaaacacccgtactcaataacagacagtatcgttgtttggtaaagccttataaggtctcctgggtgggctccccaccattgtccggttattgtacgaagaaaattcactctttgttgacattttttcatcagatacctcacgtgacaaccccaggtgcctttagagtcgaaccagacaccaagatatttgtgtaccaaaacctgagaaatcgttttacccattaattgtgtttgaagctgagcaggttcatgcttcctagaaaaaactactatctcagtcttctccggagagaattagatacctagctgtaaagcccaagcagacaaattgtccaaggtatcttgcaatggtccttgcaaatcggcagctttggctcctgtaacagagattacactgtcgtctgcaagttgtcttatcgtgcatgaatttgccagacattcgtcgatgtcatttacataaaagttgtaaagaagggggcttaaacatgagccctggggaagacccatgtagctaatgcgaaaagttgccaaatcgccgtgcgtaaaatgcatgtggttttcggacaacaaattgtgcaaaaaattgttcaaaattggagaaaatccttgtcggtgaagtttacccgaaagaatgtcaatagaaacggaatcaaaagcccccttaatgtccaagaacgcagacgccatttgttctttgcgagcatacgccagctgaatatctgttgaaagcaacgcaagacaatcattcgtccctttggcgcggcggaagccaaattgagtatctgatagtagaccatttgattcgacccaatggtctaaacgacggagtatcattttttccatcaatttccggatacaggatagcattgcaatcagcctataagagttgtgatcagaagctggtttccctggtttttggatggcgatcaccttcacttgcctccaatcctgcggtacagtgttttgctccaggaacttattgaacaagttcaacaagcgcctcttggcattgccgggtagattcttcaacaagttgaatctgattctatctaacccaggcgcgttattgttacagggcaGGAgcgcaactgaaaattctgccatcgtaaaaggtgattctatcgcgtcgtggcccggagacgcaccacgaacaatattttgctcaggaacagagtccggacatactttcctggcaaaatcaaatatccacctacttgaagactcctcgctttcgttgaccgttacgcgattccgtattcttcgggctgtgttccaaagagtgctcatcgatgtctccctcgacgtctcgttcacgacccgacgccaatatccgcgtttctttgctttagccaagcttttaagcttggtatcaagctccgaataccgtcaatagtcgccaggtatacctcccattctggtaggccaaaaacgcgtcggatctttgcgtgtagacatcggagcactcttggtcccaccacggagtgggaggccgttctttaatcgttacgccgggatatttcttcgtttgggcttgcaacgcggcgtcgagaatcaagcccgcgaggaggttgtattcttcaagtggtggatgatgttgaatcgaatcgaccgcttttgaaatcatttcctcgtataacttccaatcgacattccgtgtgaggtcatacggaatgtcaactggtcgcatgcgagttgacccattattatttgaaataagaataggcaaatggtcgctaccgtgaggatcgaggattaccttccatgtgcaatccaaccgtagcgacgtcgaatataaggatagatccagagcgcttgggcgcgctggaggtttcgggatacgtgtcatttcgccgttgtttaaaatagtcatgtcgaagtcatcgcaaaggttatagattaaagaggaccCCAAGcaacgccatgagagttgaagtctcccaaaatcaaacgtggcgagggaagaagttctattaaatcaaagagcagccgttgcccaacctgtgctctgggaggaatatatattgaggcaatacaaagctctttaccttgtattgtcatttgacatgtgacaacttcgatgcctggaatcgaggggaggttaatacgatagaaagaatagcactttttaatccctaaaagtactcctccatatggggtgtctcgatcaaggcgaattatATAAATCacggaagttgagatcaatatttgaagaaaGCCAaatttcacaaagggaaaatgcatcgcatttgtttttatttatcaaaactttaaacgaatcaatttttggtaaaatacttctacaattccactgtaagacagagatagaatccttcatatacgcagttgaattaggcatcgaaggatacaatcgctgcaaggaggggccattgggcagtcaactgcttcaaaaatgatctaactgtttggagaaatgctgtaagaaaaattttaattggatcgggtacattgaaagtttaaaaaatcaagtccacaatgtcaaaaaatttcactaatccagtttttgtttcatcaactggatgtgcaaaaggaacaactggggttttagatgttcctggcagtgctgcgaactccttctgggactttaaatttgcaagcccaggaggagtttgcttcggtttttccgcagcactgtttggtttgcttgtaactttcatttcactttgagaaatcttaggaccttttctgggaagtttaggagaggaaatatttttcctctttctagactccccaggattggcgtaagatgttcccgctggtgaatcgtcagaatcggtttcatcaaaggacaacagatcataagggtttgatgtaatgggagaagtggtaacggtcttcttcagcatctcagcgtaagaacgcttcgaacgctctttgagagacctctttattttatccctgcgctgcatatACACCGcacagtaggcggcggtgtggcccaACTGcctacaattcaggcagttcatgacgcgaggcacatataatcgcacagggagacgaacccggtggatcgagacgtggcttggtagcgctgacccggcgaacgtaactcgaaacgagtctgacggggtgtatactgtttcgccaccgatgatcgatgctgaccgcaattgcttgcagtcgagcacctttacatcgggacaggttttgtttttaaagcaccctttggcacctgccagtatacactcgacggacagactcgaatcggttatgacaccgtcgatctccacgtctcgtgcgggtatgtaaacgcgatactcgcgtgtgaagagcttagagcaagctatatcgttggcctctttcaggttactgaccacgacacggagcttgttaggccggaccttggaaatttcggtcacggccttgtaccccttcgtcaggtctttagaaatctgcaagaggttcaactgtttcgatttcgatcccgcctttggccgaaaatagacagtatagctgccctgggctccgtctgggtaaagcctggggcgaggggggactggagaatgaacaggggagggggtaacagaagggtcagggtcagaggggttcggggatggtggcgcgggaggcgagggatctacatccatcccgctaagtctagcgcactagcgccgacaagagcacgtacctttttacttctcccttccagtaaggttggttgtccgatcgttcgaagttgcagccgttacagccagcagcaccaatacagcagcaccgaacagccaccagcagcgagccaggtgtgagatcactccacacagcgatacaactcactgtcaactgatggcttcttctttttcctcttttgtgtctcgtccactgctgtagcacaattcagccagcagccaaatcggcttacgcaccagctggtagtcacgatgcgaaacagttgcacaaaggcgcgaccttgaacccggatttatttcactcgactaggcaaacaatgccaacacttgttcacacgtcttttgttttgtattctatcggagcgatcaccgatcacacgtccgatactgatgcgtgttcggcacagaatgattttgaaaggttaatcgaacttaattctcg
It includes:
- the LOC129717083 gene encoding GATA zinc finger domain-containing protein 14-like, translating into NKNNYNNNNHNNNNNNNNNNNNNNTNNNNNNNYNNKNNNNNNNNNNNNNNNNNNYNNNNDNNNNNNNNNNNNNNNNNNNNNNNYNNNNNNNNDNNNNNNYNNNNNNNNNNNNNNNNNKNNNNNNNNNNNNNNNNNNNNNNNNNNNNNNKNNNNNNKNNNNNNNNNNNNNNNNNNNNNNNNNNNNNNNNNNSNNNNKNNNNNNNNNNNNNYNYNNNNNNNNDNNNNNNNNNNNNNNNNNNNNNNNNNNNNNNNNNNNNNNNNNNNNNNNNNNKNNNNNNNNNNNNNNNNNNNNNNNNNNNNNYNNNNNNNNNNNNNNNNNNNNNNNNNNNNNNNNNNNNNNNNNNNNNNNNNNNNNNNNNNNNNNNNNNNNNNNNNYNNNYNNNNNNYKYNNNNNNNNNNNNYKYNNNNNNNNNNNNNNNNNNNNNNNNNNNNNNNNNNNNNNNNNNNNNNNNNNNNNNNNNNNNNNNNNNNNNNNNNNNNNNNNYNNNNNNNYNNNNNNNNTNNNNNNKNNNNKNNNNNNKNNNNNNNNNNNNNNNNYNNNNNNNNNNNNNNNNNNNNNKNNNDNNNNSNNNNNNNNNNNS